In the Flavobacterium sp. 90 genome, TTTATTTTACCAAAGAAATGTTCGGAAAATCTAAGATTCGTTTACGTCCTTCATACTTTCCGTTTACAGAACCAAGTGCCGAAATTGATATCTATTGGGGTTTAAAAACCGAAACTGATTACCGTATCACAAAAGGAACTGGTTGGTTAGAAATTGGTGGTTGCGGAATGGTTGATCCAAATGTTCTTAAAAATTGCGACATCAATCCTGACGAATACAACGGTTTTGCCTTTGGAATGGGAGTAGAGCGTATCGCAATGTTGCTATATCAAATTGGTGATATCCGTATGTTTTACGAAAATGATGTTCGTTTCTTAGAGCAATTTAAAGCAAATATTTAATTTAAGTCGAAAGTCAAAAGTCGAAAGTCTCAAAGTTTGGGACTTTCGACTTTTGACTTTATAACTTTTGACACATTATGAAAGCAGATATAACAATCCCAGAAGTAGAAAACGTGTTTTTAGCCGCTGTTCAGGAATGGAGCGATGATTTTATGGAAAAAGTGTGGTACGCTTATCTTGTAAACGACAGTGATTTTAATTTAGACAGCGTTATGGTAGTTTCAAAAGCATTTGGAACTATTGATGGCGAAATGAAAAAAACATCAGTTTTGCGTCATGCATTTGTTGAAGTTCCGGCAGTTTCAGTAGTAAAAATCGAAATGGTAGAGAAAAGCTTATTGGTTTTGAACAACGAATTTATGGTGACTTTCTTCATTGATAATAAATTATACGACAAGAAATTCATCTTCAAATCAAACCTAATCAATGAAAACGATACGGAAGAAGTGCCGATTTTGTTTGTTGAGGGGGTTATGGTGAAATAAGAAGCAAGATTTGTAGATGCAAGAAGCAAGAGAATAGATTATAGAGAATAGAATAAAGAAGAAAGAGCCAAGATCTAAATAATTAGTCTTGGCTCTTTTTATATCATAAACAAAAGTCTATATCTAGTCTTGCTTCTTTCTTCTTGCGTTTAAAAATCTAGAATCTAACCGCTACAATCTTGCTTCTTGCCTCTAAAAGTCTTTCTTCTAAAAAATTAATCCAAAGACTCAGTCAGTTTCTTAAACACAGATTTAGCATCTTTTCCTTCGTACAAAACTGCGTAAACGGCATCTATAATAGGAGTTTTTGCGCCGTAACCTTGATTTAGTTTATAGGCACTTTTTGTTGCGTAATAACCTTCGGCAACCATACTCATTTCCATCATGGCACTTTTTACCGTATAGCCTTTTCCAATCATGTTTCCGAACATTCTGTTTCTTGAGAATACGGAATATCCTGTAACCAATAAATCGCCCAAATAAGCAGAATCATTGATGTTACGTTTCATTTTATGAACCTTTCTAATGAATTTTTTCATCTCACGGATTCCGTTACTCATCATAACCGATTGAAAGTTGTCTCCATAACCTAAACCGTGTGCGATTCCGGCAGCGATTGCGTAAATGTTTTTAAGCATTGCAGCATATTCGGTACCAATAATATCATCAGAGATTTTGGCTTTGATATAGTTTCCGGAAAGTGATTTAGCAACAATTCGCGCTTTATCAGGATCGCCACAAGCAATTGTTAGATAAGAAAGTCTTTCTAAAGCCACTTCTTCAGCGTGACATGGACCTGTAATAACTCCAATATTGTAATATGGAATATCGTATTGAATGTGAAAATGTTCTCCAACAATTAAACTTGTTTCAGGTACAATTCCTTTAATGGCCGAGAATATAATTTTGTCTGACAATGAAACAGTCATATTCTTTAATTCGGCATCAAGAAAAGCAGATGGAATAGCAAAGATCACATAATCGGCATATTCGATCGCTTCGTTTATATTATTGGTTAATTTAAGTTTATTGGTATCAAATTCAACTGAACTTAAATAGTTTGGATTGTGCTTGTATTTCTGAATGTGCTCGATTGCAGCATCGTTACGCATGTACCACGCAATTTCTGAGAGATTAACGCATAACATTTTTGCAATTGCCGTTGCCCAGCTTCCTCCTCCAATTACTGCAAATTTTAAATTTTCACTCATTATTTTAATAATTTAAAACAAAAGTACTTAATAATGTAGTAATAATACAAAATCTCATTTAAGAAATTTCTAAAACCCCTTTAATTTCAATGGTTTTCAGGGAGTTTTAAATTAATAAAAAAATAATTTACTATTTATACAATAATATTAAAGCTCTTACGTTGTAACTGATTATAAATTAGAATTTTAAATGAGTTTAATAAGAATTGAGTTAGTTAGTTTTGTTTTAGTATTTTAAAAAGGCGTTCCTAAATAACTTAAGAACGCCTTTTTTGATTTTAATATTTTAGTAACAGTTTACGGTCGCAGTTTTCAGTTTTTAACTGAGACTAAATACTGAGACTGTCAATTAATAGCTCATTTCAACAATTGATTTTACTTTGTCTAAAGTTACTAATTGGTTTTCGCCAAGACCTTTCCAGCCTCTTTCGTCAAAACGACTTACGATGAAATCCGCAGTTTTAGAATAATCATCTGTGTATTGCGAAAGCTTAGTATCCATTCCCATTGTATGGAAAAATTCTACCGTTTTGTTAATCGCTTCTTTAGCAACTTCATCTTCAGAACCTTGTAAACCAAAAATTCTTCTTCCGTATTGTGCCAGTTTTCCTTTTTTAGTTTCAAACATCACTTTATACAAACTTGGTCCGATAATAGCCAAAGTTCTGGCATGATCGATTCCGTATAAAGCAGTTAATTCATGACCAATCATGTGCGTTGCCCAATCTGAAGGAACACCTTTTTGAATCAATCCGTTTAAAGCCATTGTACAGCTCCACATAAAATTTGAAGCCAAAGCATAATCTGTTGGGTTTTCAACAACGCTTGGACCAACTTCGATTAAAGTCTGCAAAATACCTTCGGCAATTCTATCTTGTAAATAACCTTCGTGCGGATACGTTAAATATTGCTCCATTACGTGAGTATAAGCGTCTACAACACCGTTTTGCAATTGTCTTTTTGGTAAAGAAGCAATTACAGTTGGGTCACAAATAGAGAATTTTGGGAATAATGCGCTTCCGCCAAAAGCAAGTTTTTCCTGAGTAGCTTTAATCGTAACTACAGAACCCGAATTCATTTCGCTTCCTGTTGCAGGCAAAGTTAAAACAGTTCCAAAAGGCACCGCATTTTCTTTGATCAGCATACGTTTTTGTAAAATATCAATCGGATTTCCGTCAAAGTTTACTGCTGCCGAAATAAATTTCACACCATCAATTACAGATCCACCACCAACAGCAAGAATAAAATCAATTTTCTCGGCTTTAATAACTTCAACTGCTTTCATCAATGTTTCAAAATGCGGATTTGGTTCAATTCCACCAAATTCTACAATATCAAAACCTTTTAAGTTGTTGATTACTTGCTCGTGTACACCATTTTTAAAAATACTTCCACCACCGTAAGCCAATAAAATTTTAGCATCTTTTGGTACTAAAGTAGAAAGTTTTTCAATTTGTCCTTTTCCGAAGATTAAATTCGTCGGATTATATAATTCAAAGTTTAACATTTTTCTTAGAGTTTCTAAGATGCTAGGGTTCTAAGGGACTAAGTATTTTGCGTACTCAATATCTAGGAATCTTAGCATCTGTTTATTATTGTTTTTAAGTTTCTGAGATACTAAGTTTCTGAGGTTCTAAGTTTTTTTTCTTTGGACTTATCGATCAAGCTTAGCATCTTTGTTTTTAATTCTATTTTATGTTTATTGGTGAATAAGAGAGTGAGTTTTTAAGTTAGTAAGAAAAAACCTTAGCACCTTAGTATCTCAGAACCTTAGCACCTTTTCTTTACTTCAATTTTTCCAATAATTTACCTGCTACCAATTTAGATGAAGCTGGGTTTTGACCTGTAATTAAAAGTCCGTCTTCAACAGCGTATGGTTGCCAGTTTGGACCTTTCGAAAAATTACCTCCATTATGAATTAAAGCGTCTTCCAATAAAAACGGAACAACTTTAGTTAATCCTACAGCTTCTTCTTCTTCGTTTGTAAATCCGGTTACTTTTTTACCTTTCACTAAAAATTCATCGTTAACTTTTACATTTTTTAAAACCGCTGGAGCGTGACAAACAAAAGCTACCGGTTTTTTGTGTGTATAAAAAGATTCGATCAAAGCAATTGAGTTTTTATCTTCAACAAGATCCCAAAGCGGTCCGTGACCTCCTGGATAAAAAACGGCATCATAATCTTTTTGATTAATAGTCGAAAGTTTGTGTGTGTTTTTTAATTTTTCCTGTAATACTTTATCAGCATCAAAACGTTTTGTGTCTTCAGTTGCTGATGCCGGATCATTACTTTTTGGATCAATTGGTGGCTGACCTCCAAGTGGCGTTGCAATCGTAATTTCGATTCCTTGATCTAATAATTCATAATATGGTGCAGCTAATTCTTCTGACCAAAATCCTGTTTTCTCTCCTGTATTGCCCAGTTTATCGTTACTGGTTACAACAAATAATACTTTTTTCATACCTTTTTTAGTTGATTTTTGTGCTGTAGCTGATGTGCTGAAAGCTGCGAATGCTATAATCGTAAGTAATGCTATTTTCTTCATAAGTTTAAAATTTTTGTCAAATTTACGGCTAAAGTGATATTTGTAAAAATAAAATAAACTATGTTTGTTATAAATAAATTTATGT is a window encoding:
- a CDS encoding type 1 glutamine amidotransferase domain-containing protein, with amino-acid sequence MKKIALLTIIAFAAFSTSATAQKSTKKGMKKVLFVVTSNDKLGNTGEKTGFWSEELAAPYYELLDQGIEITIATPLGGQPPIDPKSNDPASATEDTKRFDADKVLQEKLKNTHKLSTINQKDYDAVFYPGGHGPLWDLVEDKNSIALIESFYTHKKPVAFVCHAPAVLKNVKVNDEFLVKGKKVTGFTNEEEEAVGLTKVVPFLLEDALIHNGGNFSKGPNWQPYAVEDGLLITGQNPASSKLVAGKLLEKLK
- a CDS encoding NAD(P)H-dependent glycerol-3-phosphate dehydrogenase translates to MSENLKFAVIGGGSWATAIAKMLCVNLSEIAWYMRNDAAIEHIQKYKHNPNYLSSVEFDTNKLKLTNNINEAIEYADYVIFAIPSAFLDAELKNMTVSLSDKIIFSAIKGIVPETSLIVGEHFHIQYDIPYYNIGVITGPCHAEEVALERLSYLTIACGDPDKARIVAKSLSGNYIKAKISDDIIGTEYAAMLKNIYAIAAGIAHGLGYGDNFQSVMMSNGIREMKKFIRKVHKMKRNINDSAYLGDLLVTGYSVFSRNRMFGNMIGKGYTVKSAMMEMSMVAEGYYATKSAYKLNQGYGAKTPIIDAVYAVLYEGKDAKSVFKKLTESLD
- a CDS encoding iron-containing alcohol dehydrogenase, which produces MLNFELYNPTNLIFGKGQIEKLSTLVPKDAKILLAYGGGSIFKNGVHEQVINNLKGFDIVEFGGIEPNPHFETLMKAVEVIKAEKIDFILAVGGGSVIDGVKFISAAVNFDGNPIDILQKRMLIKENAVPFGTVLTLPATGSEMNSGSVVTIKATQEKLAFGGSALFPKFSICDPTVIASLPKRQLQNGVVDAYTHVMEQYLTYPHEGYLQDRIAEGILQTLIEVGPSVVENPTDYALASNFMWSCTMALNGLIQKGVPSDWATHMIGHELTALYGIDHARTLAIIGPSLYKVMFETKKGKLAQYGRRIFGLQGSEDEVAKEAINKTVEFFHTMGMDTKLSQYTDDYSKTADFIVSRFDERGWKGLGENQLVTLDKVKSIVEMSY